One genomic window of Nitrospirota bacterium includes the following:
- a CDS encoding tetratricopeptide repeat protein: MKPGLEWIGKRRHPDVWIFCLLLMTGMLIYMNSLGNPFHYDDQPYIEENRNIRLLSNLPHFFTNPKTLSSNPSMVGHYRPLVVTSYAINYAVGGLNPAGYHLVNLGFHAGSAFLIFLIVKSMLTPALSLSGEGGAKHGMGMRNAAVWASLAAGLIFLVHPFNSEVVNYITARSSVMSGFFYLLGFYCWVRYREAGAGVFYMACFLAFMGGMLSKEIVITLPVILWLYDLYFPKVPDSSSRSLFDWRTYIPYAPFILIVAVPYLIMRASSFGGILTHFRRGIGTQIFTELPVLVKYLKLFIFPAGLNVDHYAGIYKTFFVLPVIGSAAVLVLFLAAAIILYRSKAREWKMVSFFVIWFFVVMLPTTVIPLNAILQENRGYLAIVTFAVLAGVLLSKLETPSLKKWRLSLAVLIILLLVYGSATIYRNSIWRDGLTLWGDAAAKSPESPRAFSNLGTALARQGENDLAVERFHRALELANPESGIDPLNIHYNLGSVYQQMGSLEMAVKEYSVVMALAPGDSRPYYNLGVIYQQQNETAAAIDSYKKVLELAPSDFRTYHNLGLIYQKNGDLMRAAGYYKTALELNPGYDKSRYNLGTIYVMEGDMESAKEVYTDTIKINPDYMPAYYSLGMIYEKEGNPGMAIKIYREAAVRTPANQSFLERIKILEEERHGR, from the coding sequence TTGATCTATATGAACAGCCTTGGCAACCCGTTTCACTATGATGATCAGCCGTACATTGAAGAAAACCGTAATATCCGGTTGCTCAGTAACCTTCCGCACTTTTTTACGAATCCGAAGACATTATCCTCGAATCCTTCCATGGTGGGCCACTACCGTCCGTTAGTCGTGACGAGCTATGCCATTAATTATGCTGTCGGAGGTCTTAATCCTGCAGGCTATCACCTTGTCAATCTGGGTTTTCATGCCGGGTCAGCGTTTTTGATATTCCTGATCGTAAAATCCATGTTAACCCCGGCCCTGTCCCTCTCCGGTGAAGGGGGAGCGAAACATGGCATGGGCATGCGTAATGCGGCGGTATGGGCGTCTCTGGCTGCCGGGCTCATATTCCTTGTCCACCCCTTCAACTCAGAGGTGGTGAATTACATTACTGCCCGGTCCAGTGTGATGAGCGGATTTTTCTATCTTCTCGGTTTTTACTGCTGGGTGAGATACAGAGAGGCAGGGGCCGGCGTATTTTATATGGCCTGCTTCCTTGCCTTTATGGGAGGTATGTTGAGTAAAGAGATAGTTATCACCCTGCCTGTTATATTGTGGCTATACGACCTTTATTTTCCGAAAGTTCCGGATTCCTCTTCCCGTTCTTTGTTTGACTGGCGAACATATATTCCCTATGCCCCCTTTATACTCATTGTGGCTGTCCCCTATCTGATCATGAGGGCATCTTCCTTTGGAGGGATCCTTACACATTTCAGACGGGGAATAGGGACTCAGATTTTCACAGAATTGCCTGTGCTGGTAAAATATCTGAAACTCTTCATCTTTCCGGCCGGTCTTAATGTTGATCACTATGCCGGGATATATAAAACCTTTTTTGTCCTGCCTGTAATAGGTTCTGCCGCCGTTCTTGTCTTATTCCTGGCTGCGGCCATAATATTATACAGATCGAAGGCCAGAGAATGGAAGATGGTGTCTTTCTTTGTGATATGGTTTTTTGTGGTAATGCTCCCTACCACAGTGATACCGTTAAATGCGATATTACAGGAAAACAGGGGGTATCTTGCAATAGTGACCTTTGCCGTGCTTGCAGGTGTCTTGCTGAGTAAACTTGAAACGCCTTCATTAAAAAAGTGGCGGCTCTCTTTGGCCGTGCTCATCATACTCCTGCTTGTTTATGGCAGTGCAACAATATACAGAAACAGTATCTGGAGGGACGGGCTGACCCTCTGGGGCGATGCAGCGGCAAAGTCGCCGGAATCTCCCCGGGCCTTCAGTAATCTGGGTACCGCCCTTGCAAGGCAGGGAGAAAATGACCTTGCTGTAGAGAGATTTCACAGGGCGCTGGAACTTGCAAACCCTGAGTCCGGCATTGATCCGCTCAATATTCATTATAATCTGGGGAGTGTATATCAGCAAATGGGAAGCCTTGAGATGGCTGTAAAAGAGTATTCTGTTGTCATGGCGCTTGCCCCGGGGGATTCCCGGCCCTATTACAATCTCGGAGTCATATACCAGCAGCAGAATGAGACGGCAGCAGCGATAGATTCATACAAAAAGGTGCTTGAGCTGGCCCCCTCTGACTTCAGGACCTATCACAATCTCGGGCTTATTTATCAAAAAAACGGGGACCTGATGCGTGCTGCGGGGTACTATAAGACTGCACTGGAACTAAATCCCGGTTATGATAAGTCAAGGTATAACCTTGGGACGATATATGTGATGGAAGGAGATATGGAATCAGCTAAAGAGGTGTATACGGACACGATAAAAATTAATCCGGACTATATGCCTGCATACTATAGTCTTGGGATGATCTATGAGAAAGAAGGCAATCCTGGTATGGCGATAAAAATCTACAGGGAGGCGGCAGTGAGGACTCCTGCGAACCAGTCATTTTTAGAGCGAATAAAAATCCTTGAGGAAGAAAGGCATGGGCGGTGA